The Roseicyclus marinus genome has a segment encoding these proteins:
- a CDS encoding glutathione S-transferase family protein has protein sequence MAATEMVLYATPISVYCCKLRLALALKGLHLPEIAPPGGYGSAAYRAIVPQGTIPALVQDGFILAETDAIVEYLDEIGAGQPLMPQDPRERARSRALSRFIDMRLEPSVRALFPLVGAEHRVPDPLRAALLRQLETLERLADDGPYLAGQHPGIADCGLWAVAVVLEALDGALALGLPRPSVAGAGEGLSACAPLIAEYRAQMAAWVASKAGNA, from the coding sequence ATGGCCGCAACTGAGATGGTCCTCTACGCCACGCCGATCAGCGTCTATTGCTGCAAGCTGCGGCTGGCTCTGGCCCTCAAGGGGCTGCACCTTCCCGAGATCGCGCCGCCGGGCGGCTATGGCAGTGCCGCCTATCGCGCGATCGTGCCCCAGGGCACGATCCCGGCGCTGGTGCAGGACGGCTTCATTCTGGCCGAGACCGATGCCATCGTCGAATATCTCGACGAGATCGGCGCAGGCCAGCCGCTGATGCCGCAAGACCCGAGGGAGCGCGCCCGAAGCCGTGCGCTCTCGCGCTTCATCGACATGCGGCTTGAGCCCTCGGTGCGGGCGCTGTTTCCGCTGGTGGGCGCAGAGCATCGCGTGCCCGACCCGCTCCGGGCGGCGCTGTTGCGGCAACTGGAGACGCTGGAGCGACTGGCTGATGACGGTCCTTACCTTGCTGGGCAGCATCCCGGCATTGCCGATTGCGGTCTTTGGGCCGTCGCGGTCGTTCTGGAAGCGCTTGACGGGGCGTTGGCCCTTGGCCTGCCGCGCCCCTCCGTGGCGGGGGCGGGTGAGGGGCTGTCGGCCTGCGCACCGTTGATAGCGGAGTATCGCGCTCAGATGGCCGCTTGGGTCGCCTCGAAAGCGGGGAACGCATGA
- the hutI gene encoding imidazolonepropionase, whose amino-acid sequence MAAPVGGYGLIADAAIVLTGDRIAWVGPRADLPTAQKGLERRELGGRLVTPALIDCHTHIVHGGNRAREFEMRLEGASYEQIARAGGGIVSTVAATRAASEADLLASALPRVDALIAQGVAVIEVKSGYGLDLDTELKMLRVARALGRLRPVRIVTSFLGAHAIPAGTDADSYIDGVCLPTLRAAHAEGLVDAVDGFCEGIAFDTAQIGRVFEAARALGLPVKLHAEQLSHGGGTALAARHGALSADHVEYATDADARALAKAGTVAVLLPGAFYTIHETQAPPVQAFRAHGVPMAVATDWNPGSSPLGSILLAMNMACTLFRLTPAEALAGTTRHAARALGLADCGMIAPGLRADLAIWNVTDPAELSCGIGINPLYQRIFGGVA is encoded by the coding sequence ATGGCCGCCCCGGTTGGCGGCTATGGCCTGATCGCGGATGCAGCCATCGTGCTGACTGGCGACAGAATCGCATGGGTGGGTCCGCGCGCCGATCTGCCGACCGCGCAAAAGGGACTTGAGCGGCGCGAGCTTGGCGGGCGGCTGGTCACGCCCGCGCTGATCGATTGTCACACGCATATCGTGCATGGGGGCAACCGCGCGCGGGAGTTCGAGATGCGACTGGAGGGCGCCAGCTACGAGCAGATCGCGCGAGCGGGTGGCGGGATCGTGTCGACCGTGGCTGCGACCCGAGCGGCTAGCGAGGCCGATCTGCTCGCATCCGCCCTGCCCCGCGTCGATGCGCTGATCGCGCAGGGTGTCGCGGTGATCGAGGTGAAATCGGGCTACGGTCTGGACCTCGACACCGAGCTGAAGATGCTGCGCGTGGCCCGCGCCTTGGGCCGTCTGCGTCCGGTGCGGATCGTCACCAGCTTTCTGGGCGCTCACGCCATCCCTGCCGGGACCGATGCGGATAGCTACATCGACGGCGTCTGTCTGCCGACGCTCAGGGCCGCCCATGCCGAAGGGCTGGTCGATGCGGTCGACGGCTTCTGCGAAGGCATCGCCTTTGACACCGCGCAGATCGGGCGGGTCTTCGAGGCAGCCCGCGCGCTCGGGCTGCCGGTGAAGCTGCATGCCGAACAGTTGAGCCATGGGGGCGGCACAGCGCTTGCCGCCCGCCATGGCGCGCTGTCGGCCGATCATGTCGAATACGCCACCGATGCCGACGCGCGCGCGCTGGCCAAGGCCGGCACGGTCGCGGTGCTGCTGCCCGGCGCCTTCTACACGATCCATGAGACCCAGGCCCCGCCGGTGCAGGCCTTTCGCGCGCATGGCGTGCCGATGGCCGTGGCGACGGACTGGAACCCGGGATCCTCTCCGCTGGGGTCAATCCTGCTGGCGATGAACATGGCCTGCACGCTCTTCCGCCTGACCCCGGCCGAGGCCCTTGCGGGCACGACGCGCCATGCCGCGCGCGCGCTCGGGCTGGCCGATTGCGGGATGATCGCGCCGGGCCTGCGCGCGGATCTTGCCATCTGGAATGTCACCGACCCGGCCGAGCTGTCTTGCGGGATCGGGATCAACCCGCTTTACCAGCGGATTTTCGGAGGCGTCGCATGA
- a CDS encoding aromatic ring-hydroxylating dioxygenase subunit alpha, protein MYLKNCWYVAAWSSDIGRTLKAETFLGENVVLYRKQDGTPVALEDACPHRKLPLSCGKLKGETVECGYHGLTFDSTGTCVAAPTQASAIPRRAAVKSYPVADRHRFLWIWMGDPALADPDKIFEIPNFDDPSWGKTDGGVMDIACNYLWVCDNLLDPSHVAWVHVTSFAGAGTDDEPLNLERHDSGVVVSRWITGKPPSPYYAKLVRFDGACDRLQHYEMCLPAIGVNKSVYTPEGTGGYGAAPVAETFINISYNFMTPIDADRTRYFWFQHRNDHADDKAISTYMNDGARMAFTEDREVLEKVHEGMKHATTPHIDLGLDAGAKSFRHMLDRAIAAEATAQAAE, encoded by the coding sequence ATGTATCTGAAGAACTGCTGGTATGTCGCCGCCTGGAGCTCGGACATCGGCCGGACCCTGAAAGCCGAGACTTTCCTTGGCGAAAACGTGGTGCTTTACCGCAAGCAGGACGGCACCCCCGTCGCGCTCGAGGATGCCTGCCCGCATCGCAAGCTGCCGCTCTCCTGCGGCAAACTCAAGGGCGAGACGGTGGAATGCGGCTATCACGGGCTGACCTTCGATAGCACGGGAACCTGTGTCGCCGCCCCAACGCAGGCCAGCGCGATCCCGCGCCGCGCTGCGGTGAAATCCTACCCGGTGGCGGACCGTCACCGCTTTCTGTGGATCTGGATGGGCGACCCGGCGCTGGCCGATCCCGACAAGATCTTCGAGATCCCGAATTTCGACGATCCGAGCTGGGGCAAGACCGATGGCGGGGTGATGGATATCGCGTGCAATTACCTCTGGGTCTGTGACAACCTGCTCGACCCCAGCCACGTAGCTTGGGTGCATGTGACCTCCTTTGCAGGCGCGGGCACCGATGACGAGCCGCTGAACCTTGAACGCCATGACAGTGGCGTTGTGGTCTCGCGCTGGATCACGGGAAAACCGCCCTCGCCCTATTACGCAAAGCTGGTACGCTTCGACGGTGCCTGCGACCGCTTGCAGCATTACGAGATGTGCCTGCCCGCCATCGGCGTGAACAAATCGGTCTACACGCCCGAGGGCACCGGCGGCTACGGTGCCGCACCCGTGGCGGAGACATTCATCAACATCTCGTATAATTTCATGACCCCGATCGACGCCGACCGGACGCGGTATTTCTGGTTCCAGCACCGCAACGATCATGCCGACGACAAGGCGATCTCGACCTACATGAATGATGGCGCGCGCATGGCCTTCACCGAGGATCGCGAGGTTCTGGAAAAGGTGCATGAGGGCATGAAACACGCCACCACGCCCCATATCGACCTGGGGCTTGACGCGGGCGCAAAGAGTTTCCGGCACATGCTCGACCGCGCCATCGCGGCCGAGGCGACGGCGCAGGCCGCCGAATAA
- a CDS encoding GntR family transcriptional regulator, with protein sequence MTAEPRLSWTEVRDTIRARILARHYAPGDKLPRDEDMARDLGCARATVHRAMQDLAAAGLVERRRKGGTHVPNDPVTRATFDIPVTRREVEARGSRYSYRLISREIAESPPAVMARFGLQDPSPMLHVRALHLADHRPYILEDRWIDLATTPEILEVDLAQHSANEWLVHHKPYSRVDVRFHAVNAEGEIARHLDTPRGSALLVLERTTWIGSEPITTVQSVAAPGYEVAAQS encoded by the coding sequence TTGACCGCCGAGCCGCGCCTCTCCTGGACCGAGGTGCGCGACACGATCCGCGCCCGGATCCTTGCGCGGCACTATGCGCCCGGCGACAAGCTGCCTCGCGACGAGGATATGGCCCGCGATCTGGGCTGTGCGCGCGCCACCGTGCACCGCGCGATGCAGGATCTGGCGGCGGCTGGCCTGGTCGAGCGCAGGCGCAAGGGTGGCACCCATGTGCCGAACGACCCGGTCACGCGGGCGACCTTCGACATCCCCGTGACCCGCCGCGAGGTCGAGGCGCGCGGCAGCCGTTACAGCTACCGCCTGATCAGCCGCGAGATTGCCGAGAGCCCGCCCGCCGTCATGGCGCGCTTCGGCCTGCAGGATCCGTCCCCCATGCTGCATGTGCGCGCCCTGCATCTGGCCGATCATCGCCCCTATATTCTCGAGGATCGCTGGATCGATCTGGCAACGACGCCCGAGATCCTCGAGGTCGACCTAGCGCAGCACAGCGCGAACGAGTGGCTCGTGCACCACAAACCCTACAGCCGCGTCGATGTCCGGTTCCACGCGGTCAACGCCGAGGGCGAGATCGCGCGCCACTTGGACACCCCGCGGGGCAGCGCGCTTCTGGTGCTGGAGCGCACGACCTGGATCGGCTCCGAACCGATCACCACGGTGCAATCCGTGGCGGCGCCGGGCTACGAGGTCGCGGCGCAAAGCTGA
- the hutG gene encoding N-formylglutamate deformylase, translated as MIEVVRGDGPLVLGLPHTGTDVPSDCLARLKDTGRALADTDWHIDRLYTGLVENVTSVRATIHRYVIDVNRDPSGESLYPGQNTTGLCPLTDFDGLPLYHAGQEPDAAEVARRRETYHAPYHAALKAELDRVKAIHGFAVLYDCHSIRSEIPFLFDGTLPDFNIGTNSGASCAPSIETVVVRTCKGAAGYSTILNGRFKGGWTTRHYGRPTEGLHAIQMELAQSTYMLERAPWDYAEATAARTRTHLRSILETLSDWRPR; from the coding sequence TTGATCGAAGTTGTTCGCGGTGACGGCCCGCTCGTACTGGGTCTGCCGCATACCGGAACGGATGTGCCGAGCGATTGCCTTGCGCGCCTGAAAGACACTGGGCGCGCTCTGGCCGATACCGACTGGCATATCGACCGGCTCTACACCGGGCTGGTAGAGAACGTGACAAGTGTGCGTGCTACCATCCACCGCTACGTGATTGACGTGAACCGCGACCCATCGGGCGAAAGCCTTTATCCCGGTCAGAACACCACCGGGCTTTGCCCGCTTACCGATTTCGACGGGCTGCCCCTCTATCACGCCGGGCAAGAACCGGACGCCGCTGAAGTGGCCCGGCGGCGCGAGACCTATCATGCGCCCTACCACGCTGCCCTGAAGGCCGAGCTGGACCGCGTCAAGGCTATCCACGGCTTCGCGGTGCTCTATGATTGTCATTCGATCCGATCGGAAATCCCCTTTCTATTTGACGGAACGCTGCCCGATTTCAACATCGGCACCAATTCCGGCGCCTCCTGCGCCCCATCAATCGAGACTGTGGTGGTCCGCACCTGCAAGGGCGCCGCGGGGTATTCGACGATCCTCAACGGGCGCTTCAAGGGCGGCTGGACGACGCGCCACTACGGCCGCCCCACCGAAGGGCTGCACGCCATCCAGATGGAACTCGCGCAGTCCACCTACATGCTGGAACGCGCGCCATGGGACTACGCCGAGGCTACCGCCGCACGCACCCGCACCCATCTGCGATCCATTCTAGAAACCCTGTCTGACTGGAGGCCCCGATGA
- a CDS encoding transporter substrate-binding domain-containing protein, translated as MNRRDIFVAAALGTGGLVLTGGKQAHAQTEGSRLARVLSAGRLRVGTTGDFNPMSFRDTATNSYAGYDIEAMTQLAADLEVEIEWVVAEWATITAGIAADRYDIFSGASMNVARARVAAFSMPYTEAGTVPLSLSANADRFGSWEAINQPGVRVAVSMGTVFEEQARAHFPEATIQAVQSPATGFQEVLSNRADVTITSNVEGGTLVQRFPDLRILVPGSEMRNRRPFAYVVAQNDPTWLNFINTWVTLRRTDGFFAGLNQRWLGQS; from the coding sequence ATGAACAGACGCGATATTTTCGTGGCCGCCGCATTGGGAACCGGCGGATTGGTGTTGACTGGCGGCAAGCAGGCACATGCCCAGACCGAAGGGTCGCGGCTGGCCCGCGTGCTCAGTGCCGGCAGGCTTCGGGTTGGCACGACTGGCGATTTCAATCCGATGTCCTTTCGTGACACCGCCACCAACAGCTATGCGGGCTATGACATCGAGGCGATGACGCAGCTTGCCGCCGATCTCGAGGTCGAGATCGAATGGGTCGTGGCGGAATGGGCCACGATCACGGCGGGTATCGCTGCGGACCGCTACGACATCTTCTCGGGGGCTTCCATGAATGTCGCCCGCGCCCGTGTGGCGGCCTTCAGCATGCCCTATACCGAAGCGGGCACCGTGCCGCTGTCGCTCTCGGCCAATGCCGACCGGTTCGGCAGCTGGGAGGCGATCAACCAGCCCGGCGTGCGCGTCGCGGTTTCGATGGGCACCGTCTTCGAGGAACAGGCCCGCGCCCATTTCCCCGAGGCCACGATCCAGGCGGTGCAATCGCCCGCCACCGGCTTCCAGGAGGTTCTGTCGAACCGCGCCGATGTGACCATCACCTCGAACGTCGAGGGCGGCACCCTGGTGCAGCGCTTTCCGGACCTGCGCATCCTCGTGCCCGGCTCGGAAATGCGCAACCGCAGGCCCTTTGCCTATGTTGTGGCGCAAAACGATCCGACCTGGCTGAATTTCATCAACACCTGGGTGACGCTGAGACGCACTGACGGGTTTTTTGCCGGTCTCAACCAGCGCTGGCTCGGCCAGTCCTGA
- the hutH gene encoding histidine ammonia-lyase, with protein MTHTLHPGATTLATLEAIWRSDGPVTLDPAVRAGVEASAVVVATAAKADAPVYGVNTGFGKLASVRIAPEDTATLQRNLILSHCCGVGEPLEASTVRLMMSLKLLSLGRGASGVRWEICELIEGMLARGVLPVIPVQGSVGASGDLAPLAHMTAVMIGAGEATFQGQTLPGDAALAAAGLAPLTLGPKEGLALINGTQFSTACALVGLFAGWRAARAAIVTSAMSTDAIMGSTAPLNAEIHRLRGHRGQIETAAAMAALLEGSAIRNSHRDGDTRVQDPYCIRCQPQVTGAALDLLRMAARTLEIEANAVTDNPLVIVETGEILSGGNFHAEPVGFAADQIALALAEIGAIAQRRVALMVDPTLSFDLPPFLTPEPGLNSGLMIAEVTTAALMSENKHIANPCSTDSTPTSANQEDHVSMAAHGARRLARMTANLSVILGVEAMCAAQGIEQRAPLATSAPLQRVMVRLRQSVPTLRKDRYLAPDLKAAAACINDDSLSIAAGLELTL; from the coding sequence ATGACCCACACCCTGCACCCCGGCGCGACGACGCTGGCCACACTCGAAGCGATCTGGCGCTCGGACGGGCCGGTGACGCTGGACCCCGCCGTACGCGCCGGGGTCGAGGCATCCGCCGTTGTTGTGGCGACGGCAGCAAAGGCTGATGCGCCGGTCTATGGGGTCAACACGGGCTTTGGCAAGCTGGCCTCGGTCCGGATCGCACCGGAAGATACCGCGACCCTGCAACGCAACCTGATCCTGTCGCATTGCTGCGGCGTCGGCGAGCCATTGGAGGCGTCGACGGTGCGACTGATGATGTCGCTCAAGCTGCTGTCTTTGGGGCGGGGCGCCTCGGGGGTCAGGTGGGAGATCTGCGAACTGATCGAGGGGATGCTGGCACGCGGCGTGCTACCGGTGATCCCGGTTCAGGGCTCGGTCGGGGCATCGGGCGATCTCGCACCGCTGGCACATATGACGGCGGTGATGATCGGCGCGGGCGAGGCGACGTTTCAGGGCCAGACCCTGCCGGGCGACGCGGCCCTTGCGGCGGCGGGCCTGGCCCCGCTCACGCTTGGCCCGAAGGAAGGGCTGGCGCTGATCAACGGCACGCAGTTTTCCACCGCCTGCGCGCTCGTCGGGTTGTTCGCAGGCTGGCGGGCGGCGCGGGCGGCCATCGTCACCTCAGCCATGTCGACCGATGCGATCATGGGCTCGACCGCGCCCCTCAACGCCGAAATCCACAGGCTGCGCGGCCATCGCGGCCAGATCGAGACGGCCGCCGCGATGGCCGCCCTGCTCGAGGGCAGCGCGATCCGCAACAGCCACCGCGACGGCGACACCCGCGTGCAGGATCCCTATTGCATCCGCTGCCAGCCGCAGGTCACGGGTGCCGCACTGGACCTGCTGCGCATGGCAGCCCGCACGCTGGAGATCGAGGCCAATGCCGTCACCGACAACCCCCTTGTGATCGTCGAGACCGGCGAGATCCTGTCAGGCGGCAATTTCCACGCCGAACCCGTTGGTTTTGCCGCCGATCAGATCGCACTGGCCCTCGCCGAAATCGGCGCCATCGCGCAGCGCCGTGTGGCGCTGATGGTGGATCCGACCCTGTCCTTCGACCTGCCGCCCTTTCTGACCCCGGAGCCGGGGCTGAATTCCGGGCTGATGATCGCCGAGGTGACGACCGCAGCCTTGATGAGCGAGAACAAGCACATCGCCAATCCCTGCTCCACCGACAGCACGCCGACCTCCGCCAACCAGGAGGATCATGTGAGCATGGCCGCGCATGGCGCCCGACGGCTGGCGCGGATGACCGCGAACCTGTCCGTGATCCTTGGGGTCGAGGCGATGTGCGCAGCCCAAGGCATCGAACAGCGCGCACCCCTCGCGACTTCGGCACCTCTGCAACGGGTAATGGTCCGACTTCGCCAGTCGGTCCCGACCCTTAGGAAGGATCGCTATCTGGCGCCCGATCTCAAGGCTGCAGCCGCATGCATCAATGATGACAGTCTCTCCATTGCGGCAGGATTGGAGTTGACCTTATGA
- a CDS encoding amino acid ABC transporter permease codes for MSKARPGVRAYLRLPALLALAVLSLSGCAMGGSGSGYTFAWYILSPSDARGQANLSFLLQGFWATVSISTLAMLISLVIGLAVALMGIAKRRWLFLASRVYVEFFRSIPLLVMILWVYYGLPALTGVQFGVFVTGLICLAISDSAFTSEIFRAGLQSIKVGQSEAARSLGLKPFQTMRLVILPQVVRAVLPALGNQYVYVLKMSSLVSVIGFQELTRRANELTLSEFRPLEIYTFLVLEYLALILLVSWGVRVMERRMGTGVHGRN; via the coding sequence ATGAGCAAGGCTCGTCCCGGGGTCCGGGCGTATCTGCGGCTGCCGGCGCTTCTGGCGCTGGCGGTCCTTTCGTTGTCGGGTTGCGCTATGGGCGGATCGGGCAGCGGCTATACCTTTGCCTGGTACATCCTGTCGCCCTCCGACGCGCGCGGGCAGGCCAACCTGTCCTTCCTGCTGCAAGGGTTCTGGGCCACCGTGTCGATCTCGACACTGGCGATGCTCATCTCTCTCGTGATTGGGCTTGCCGTCGCGCTGATGGGCATTGCAAAGCGGCGCTGGCTGTTTCTGGCAAGCCGGGTCTATGTGGAATTCTTCCGTTCTATCCCGCTTCTCGTGATGATCCTGTGGGTCTATTACGGGTTGCCCGCGCTGACCGGGGTTCAATTCGGCGTCTTTGTCACCGGGCTCATCTGCCTTGCGATTTCCGATAGCGCCTTCACCTCCGAGATCTTTCGCGCCGGCCTGCAATCGATCAAGGTCGGGCAGTCCGAGGCCGCGCGCAGCCTTGGGCTGAAACCGTTCCAGACGATGCGGTTGGTGATCCTGCCGCAGGTGGTGCGCGCCGTGCTTCCTGCCCTTGGCAACCAGTATGTCTATGTTCTCAAGATGTCGTCGCTGGTCTCGGTGATCGGGTTCCAGGAACTAACCCGACGCGCCAATGAACTTACACTCTCGGAGTTTCGGCCTCTCGAGATCTACACTTTCCTCGTGCTCGAATACCTTGCGCTGATCCTGCTGGTGTCCTGGGGGGTGCGGGTGATGGAGCGGCGCATGGGAACGGGTGTTCATGGCCGCAACTGA
- a CDS encoding formimidoylglutamate deiminase, which yields MQVIHASQVLLPGGWQTDLEICIDATGRIAAVGPQQRTPTHCAALLLPAPVNLHSHSFQRAMAGLTEARGPDPRDSFWTWRRLMYRFLDQLTPDHVEAIAAQVFLEMLEAGYAGVAEFHYLHHAIGGVPYDDPAELSGRIIAAAERSGIGLTLLPVQYQFGGCDRRPLQGGQRRFGNDPGRFLRLHGAAAALIDRAPDDFVLGTAPHSLRAVDPVGLREIVQHAATGPIHMHLAEQLAEVDEMLSHHGARPAEWLLAEHGVDARWCLIHCTQMTEAETRALARTGAVAGLCPITESSLGDGIFNGTAYLGSGGAIGFGSDSNIDITLFGELRTLEYSQRLRDRSRAALATPDHSTGRVLFDAGLAGGAQAGGRDSGRIAPGALADLIGLDDDNEWLCNRSGDRALDSLIFGGGARACLRDVWSAGRHVVREGRHVARDAIVAEFMRVMRDLETAI from the coding sequence GTGCAGGTGATCCATGCAAGTCAGGTGCTTTTGCCCGGCGGGTGGCAGACTGACCTGGAGATATGCATCGACGCGACCGGCCGGATCGCGGCGGTAGGGCCCCAGCAGCGGACGCCGACCCATTGCGCGGCGCTCTTGCTGCCTGCTCCGGTGAACCTACACAGCCATTCCTTCCAGCGCGCCATGGCGGGTCTGACCGAGGCGCGCGGCCCCGACCCGCGCGACAGTTTCTGGACCTGGCGGCGCCTGATGTACCGGTTTCTCGACCAGCTGACCCCCGACCATGTCGAGGCCATCGCGGCGCAGGTGTTTCTCGAGATGCTCGAGGCGGGCTATGCCGGCGTGGCCGAATTTCACTACCTGCATCATGCCATCGGCGGGGTGCCCTACGACGATCCGGCCGAACTGTCGGGGCGGATCATCGCGGCCGCCGAGCGCAGCGGGATCGGCCTGACGCTCTTGCCGGTCCAGTACCAGTTCGGCGGCTGTGACCGTCGTCCGTTGCAAGGTGGGCAGCGACGCTTCGGCAATGATCCCGGGCGATTCCTGCGCCTGCATGGCGCGGCCGCCGCGCTCATCGACCGGGCGCCTGACGATTTCGTGCTGGGGACGGCACCCCACTCGCTGCGCGCCGTTGACCCGGTCGGCCTGCGCGAGATCGTGCAGCATGCGGCGACCGGTCCGATCCACATGCATCTGGCCGAACAACTGGCCGAGGTGGACGAGATGCTATCCCATCACGGCGCGCGCCCGGCGGAATGGCTGCTGGCCGAGCATGGGGTGGATGCGCGCTGGTGCCTGATCCATTGCACCCAGATGACCGAGGCCGAGACGCGCGCGCTGGCCCGGACCGGGGCGGTCGCAGGCCTTTGTCCGATCACCGAATCAAGCCTGGGCGACGGGATATTCAACGGGACTGCCTATCTTGGCTCAGGTGGTGCCATCGGCTTTGGCTCGGATTCCAACATCGACATCACGCTGTTCGGTGAACTCAGGACGCTGGAATATTCGCAACGCCTGCGCGACCGGTCGCGCGCGGCGCTGGCGACCCCGGACCACTCCACCGGTCGGGTGCTTTTCGATGCGGGGCTTGCGGGCGGCGCGCAGGCCGGTGGGCGCGACAGCGGCCGGATCGCGCCGGGCGCGCTGGCCGATCTGATCGGGCTGGACGACGACAACGAATGGCTCTGTAACCGCAGCGGTGACCGCGCGCTCGACAGCCTGATCTTCGGTGGCGGCGCGCGCGCCTGTCTGCGCGATGTCTGGAGCGCCGGACGCCACGTCGTGCGCGAGGGGCGCCATGTCGCGCGCGATGCGATCGTGGCCGAGTTCATGCGCGTGATGCGGGATCTGGAGACGGCGATTTGA
- a CDS encoding creatininase family protein: MRLDLMGWEEVARYLAHRSDAVLPTGSMEQHGPIGLIGTDALCAAAVAEAAAERAGAVVLPPVAYTPAPFNMGFPGTISVSEATFTALVSDIIVALATHGFRRLYVLNGHGANLAPLRALAISAPLELRIRSWWEYPGVNAHRLALYGDWEGMHATPSEIAMTQALHRRIERAPLPAPRALDAAWRAAHAGDRHGPPDQHRAEFPCGRVGSWSELARPEHGTELFALATEEAAADMRDFAGLPPA; the protein is encoded by the coding sequence ATGAGGCTGGACCTGATGGGATGGGAAGAGGTGGCGCGCTACCTTGCCCATCGGAGCGACGCGGTGCTGCCCACGGGATCCATGGAACAACATGGCCCGATCGGGTTGATCGGGACCGATGCGCTTTGCGCCGCCGCCGTGGCCGAGGCCGCGGCAGAGCGGGCCGGGGCCGTCGTGCTGCCGCCCGTGGCCTATACGCCCGCACCCTTCAACATGGGGTTTCCCGGCACCATCTCGGTGTCGGAGGCGACCTTCACGGCCCTCGTGTCTGACATCATCGTGGCGTTAGCCACGCATGGCTTCCGGCGACTTTACGTTCTGAATGGCCATGGTGCCAATCTTGCGCCGCTGCGCGCGCTTGCGATCAGCGCGCCGCTGGAGCTGCGCATCAGATCCTGGTGGGAGTATCCGGGCGTGAATGCGCACCGTCTTGCGCTTTACGGCGACTGGGAGGGAATGCACGCCACCCCTTCGGAAATCGCAATGACCCAGGCGCTGCACCGCCGTATCGAGCGCGCGCCGCTCCCCGCGCCCAGGGCGCTGGATGCGGCCTGGCGGGCCGCGCATGCGGGCGACCGGCACGGACCGCCGGACCAGCACCGGGCAGAGTTTCCCTGTGGCCGCGTGGGCTCATGGTCGGAACTGGCCCGCCCCGAGCATGGCACCGAACTGTTCGCACTGGCGACCGAAGAGGCCGCCGCCGACATGCGTGATTTCGCCGGCCTGCCCCCCGCCTGA